A genomic region of Pseudomonas sp. MPC6 contains the following coding sequences:
- a CDS encoding YhbY family RNA-binding protein: MPLTQEQKKQYKSIGHHLKPVLIVADNGLTEGVLAELERALADHELIKIKLNILDRESRLANIAELCKVGKADLVQVIGKMALIYRKNFSVNKQLSNVHRFK, translated from the coding sequence ATGCCGCTCACTCAAGAGCAGAAGAAACAGTACAAATCCATTGGCCACCATCTGAAACCAGTTTTGATCGTGGCTGACAACGGTTTGACTGAAGGTGTGTTAGCCGAACTTGAACGCGCGCTAGCGGATCACGAGCTGATCAAAATCAAGCTCAACATCCTCGATCGCGAGTCGCGCCTGGCGAACATTGCAGAACTGTGCAAGGTCGGTAAAGCGGACCTGGTTCAGGTCATCGGCAAGATGGCACTGATTTACCGCAAGAACTTCAGCGTCAACAAGCAGCTGTCGAACGTTCATCGCTTCAAGTGA
- the rlmE gene encoding 23S rRNA (uridine(2552)-2'-O)-methyltransferase RlmE translates to MARSKTSLKWLQRHVNDPYVKQAQKDGYRSRASYKLLEVQEKYKLIRPGMSVVDLGAAPGGWSQVTSRLIGGQGRLIASDILEMDSIPDVTFIQGDFTQDEVLAQILEAVGNSQVDLVISDMAPNMSGTPEVDMPKAMFLCELALDLAARILKPGGNFVIKVFQGEGFDAYVKDARQKFDKVQMIKPDSSRGSSREQYMLAWGYRARSE, encoded by the coding sequence GTGGCCCGTTCCAAGACAAGCCTTAAGTGGCTGCAAAGACATGTTAATGATCCCTATGTGAAGCAGGCGCAGAAGGATGGTTACCGTTCGCGTGCGAGTTACAAGCTTCTGGAGGTTCAGGAGAAGTACAAACTGATCCGTCCAGGTATGAGCGTTGTCGACCTGGGTGCGGCGCCCGGCGGCTGGTCGCAGGTCACTAGTCGGCTGATCGGTGGTCAGGGGCGTCTGATCGCCTCGGACATTCTGGAAATGGACAGCATTCCGGACGTGACTTTCATCCAGGGTGACTTCACCCAGGACGAAGTGCTCGCTCAGATCCTTGAAGCCGTGGGTAATTCGCAGGTGGACCTTGTGATTTCCGATATGGCCCCCAATATGAGTGGTACGCCTGAGGTGGACATGCCAAAAGCCATGTTTCTATGTGAGCTGGCTCTTGATCTGGCGGCTCGGATACTCAAGCCGGGTGGTAATTTCGTGATCAAGGTGTTTCAGGGCGAAGGGTTTGATGCTTACGTGAAGGACGCTCGTCAGAAATTCGACAAGGTCCAGATGATCAAGCCGGACTCTTCCCGTGGCAG